The Streptomyces sp. NBC_01197 genome window below encodes:
- a CDS encoding FAS1-like dehydratase domain-containing protein, producing the protein MTTTTAPTGKAVPSKQISDEDVAYMKSFIGQSAVVVQWNEEASADTIRHYAWGIGDENPLWLDETYARNTRFATRVAPPTFLYSVCDAELAMGMSEGLQALHLGADVEFHRPIRLGERIRARSFVEDVREREGRRSGRLVEQVGRTDYFVGEELVGTVRNTIVCVARSTESTRMHEPRDPHLYTDEEMAKIRTEILAEEVRGPRARFAGTVHVGDVIPKVVKGPLDLITMTAYYAGAIGTAGYRGVETRVRQQERVRNGDPMAPTNLGPEHFLSEPFPSLGHQDAAMARAIGMPGAYDNGNQRVSWMTHCVTNWMGDDAGLLKISVRIKQPGVFGDTQWIGGEVTRVFEDETHGACAELTLKAVNQLGVETTTAVATVSLPEA; encoded by the coding sequence ATGACCACCACCACCGCCCCCACCGGCAAGGCCGTCCCCAGCAAGCAGATCAGCGACGAGGACGTCGCCTACATGAAGAGCTTCATCGGCCAGTCGGCCGTGGTCGTCCAGTGGAACGAGGAGGCGAGCGCCGACACGATCCGCCACTACGCGTGGGGTATCGGTGACGAGAACCCCCTGTGGCTCGACGAGACGTACGCGAGGAACACTCGCTTCGCCACCCGCGTCGCCCCGCCGACCTTCCTGTACTCGGTCTGCGACGCCGAGCTCGCGATGGGTATGTCCGAGGGTCTGCAGGCGCTCCACCTCGGCGCCGACGTCGAGTTCCACCGCCCGATCCGCCTGGGCGAGCGCATCAGGGCCCGCTCCTTCGTCGAGGATGTGCGCGAGCGTGAGGGCCGCCGCTCCGGCCGCCTGGTCGAACAGGTCGGCCGCACCGACTACTTCGTCGGCGAGGAGCTCGTCGGCACCGTGCGCAACACGATCGTCTGCGTCGCTCGCAGCACCGAGAGCACGCGCATGCACGAGCCCCGCGACCCGCACCTGTACACCGACGAGGAGATGGCCAAGATCCGTACCGAGATCCTCGCCGAAGAGGTCCGCGGACCGCGTGCCCGCTTCGCCGGCACCGTGCACGTCGGTGACGTGATCCCCAAGGTCGTCAAGGGTCCCCTGGACCTGATCACCATGACCGCCTACTACGCGGGTGCCATCGGCACCGCCGGCTACCGCGGCGTCGAGACGCGCGTGCGCCAGCAGGAGCGTGTGCGCAACGGCGACCCGATGGCGCCGACCAACCTCGGTCCCGAGCACTTCCTGTCCGAGCCGTTCCCGAGCCTGGGTCACCAGGACGCCGCGATGGCCCGCGCCATCGGAATGCCTGGCGCCTACGACAACGGCAACCAGCGCGTGTCCTGGATGACGCACTGCGTGACCAACTGGATGGGCGACGACGCCGGCCTCCTGAAGATCTCGGTGCGCATCAAGCAGCCCGGCGTCTTCGGCGACACCCAGTGGATCGGCGGTGAGGTCACCCGCGTATTCGAGGACGAGACGCACGGCGCCTGCGCCGAGCTCACGCTCAAGGCCGTCAACCAACTGGGCGTCGAGACCACGACCGCCGTCGCGACCGTCTCTCTGCCCGAGGCCTGA
- a CDS encoding flavin-containing monooxygenase, giving the protein MNGQVEEYSVVVVGAGMGGIYALHRFAELGHSVHGFEGAPGVGGVWYHNAYPGARVDLESDSYSYMFDEELYAGWDWSERYAAQPEILRYLNYVADRLDVRRNLSLSTRVTSAEWNPEENRYLITTDTGRTVRARYLVMATGNLSRPKDPEFKGLGDFEGEWYQTSHWPQTPVDYAGKRVAVVGTGSSGVQAATEIAKTAGHLYVMQRTPHYVVPAHNRPADPVKKERLSHKVLEFRDESYATPVGYVLPPPAGRGVDYSPEQRLQILETRWAFGGQCLLSTFTDQGTNIEINDVVSQFVRSKVAQQVDDPQTVAKLMPTSYPLGTRRLVIDTGYYPIFKQDNVSLVDVRDDPIERITATGIKTGEAEYEVDVIVFALGFEAFTGALDQANVRNEHGQQPSARWTYKPQTYLGLMSNAFPNLFTLTGIQSPSVLANFFTLNNYHVDLVGKIIGHAQEARAERVEPTLEAEKKWGDHCNEIAEPMLRRAVDNYMVQVNRYDGSRFFLPYAGGFDRYVADVDEYLGEKYEGFEFTS; this is encoded by the coding sequence GTGAACGGTCAGGTTGAAGAGTATTCGGTCGTCGTGGTCGGCGCGGGGATGGGCGGCATCTACGCCCTGCACCGCTTCGCCGAGCTGGGGCACTCCGTGCACGGCTTCGAGGGGGCGCCCGGTGTGGGCGGCGTCTGGTACCACAACGCCTACCCGGGCGCCCGCGTCGACCTCGAGAGCGACAGCTACTCGTACATGTTCGACGAGGAGCTCTACGCCGGCTGGGACTGGAGCGAGCGGTACGCCGCCCAGCCCGAGATCCTGCGCTACCTGAACTATGTCGCCGACCGGCTCGACGTGCGCCGCAACCTCTCGCTCAGCACCCGGGTGACGTCGGCGGAGTGGAATCCGGAGGAGAACAGGTACCTGATCACGACCGACACCGGCCGCACGGTGCGGGCGCGCTACCTGGTCATGGCGACGGGCAATCTGTCCCGTCCCAAAGACCCCGAGTTCAAGGGCCTGGGCGACTTCGAGGGCGAGTGGTACCAGACGTCCCACTGGCCGCAGACGCCCGTCGACTACGCGGGCAAGCGGGTCGCCGTCGTCGGCACGGGTTCCTCGGGCGTCCAAGCGGCGACCGAGATCGCCAAGACCGCCGGGCACCTCTACGTCATGCAGCGCACTCCGCACTACGTCGTCCCGGCGCACAACCGCCCGGCCGATCCGGTCAAGAAGGAGCGTCTGTCGCACAAGGTCCTGGAGTTCCGCGACGAGAGCTACGCGACGCCGGTCGGGTATGTGCTGCCGCCACCCGCGGGCCGCGGCGTCGACTACTCGCCCGAGCAGCGCCTGCAGATCCTGGAGACCCGGTGGGCGTTCGGCGGGCAGTGCCTGCTCAGCACGTTCACCGACCAGGGAACGAACATCGAGATCAACGACGTGGTCTCGCAGTTCGTGCGCAGCAAGGTCGCCCAGCAGGTTGATGACCCGCAGACCGTGGCAAAGCTGATGCCGACGTCGTACCCCCTCGGCACCCGACGACTGGTCATCGACACCGGCTACTACCCGATCTTCAAGCAGGACAACGTCTCACTCGTCGACGTGCGCGACGACCCGATCGAGCGCATTACGGCGACCGGCATCAAGACCGGGGAGGCCGAGTACGAGGTCGACGTCATCGTGTTCGCCCTCGGGTTCGAGGCGTTCACCGGCGCCCTGGACCAAGCCAACGTCCGCAACGAGCACGGGCAGCAGCCCAGCGCCCGGTGGACGTACAAGCCGCAGACCTACCTGGGGCTCATGTCGAACGCCTTCCCCAACCTGTTCACCCTCACGGGGATCCAGAGCCCCAGCGTGCTGGCGAACTTCTTCACGCTGAACAACTACCACGTCGACCTCGTCGGCAAGATCATCGGCCACGCCCAGGAGGCGAGGGCCGAGCGCGTCGAGCCGACCCTCGAGGCCGAGAAGAAGTGGGGCGACCACTGCAACGAGATCGCCGAGCCGATGCTCCGCCGGGCCGTGGACAACTACATGGTGCAGGTCAACCGGTACGACGGATCGCGCTTCTTTTTGCCGTACGCGGGCGGGTTCGACCGCTACGTCGCTGACGTCGATGAGTACCTCGGCGAGAAGTACGAGGGGTTCGAGTTCACCAGCTGA
- a CDS encoding CocE/NonD family hydrolase: MSLVVDKHVPVTMRDGTVLAADIYRPEGAEPRSTVLIRTPYSKDDPAHANTWINVLRAAESGWTVVVQDVRGRFRSGGTFVPFAHEADDGADTIAWVREQPWSDGHVGMVGGSYVGITQWLAATRAPEGLLGIVPGSTADDVTTGWTHEEQNLTFGFLAHWVSVLAASSKDLSPEDRARAAALIQGVTDGCYRTFDDLIKAAGDLAPYLPDWRDRSGEIVGPEAAGRVRVPALVIAGWFDIFGPGSVASYTRRDAAGTRQPHDRLLVGPWAHGVMGGWFPGHTYGPAASFDALDPTGLQLRWFETLRDGGPPPADPVTAFVMGANEWRSFSTWPPQEAQPVEVPLRVVGSPHALVSAEPVPTIGGRTFLPGYKVAANAGPRPQGRLSERDDVVALLCDPLPEDTDVLGSITCTLAVASDAPTAVVVKLSTTDQDGESVLLAEGSSRTTASARQGETIGVDLGPTAVRLDRGTRLSLTVAASDFPRLEDGPRAGFSVLERTPALHLDVVWPPPEQDPTFKEKTPWL; this comes from the coding sequence ATGAGTCTCGTCGTCGACAAGCACGTTCCCGTCACCATGCGCGACGGCACGGTCCTCGCGGCCGATATCTACCGGCCCGAGGGGGCGGAGCCCCGCTCCACCGTGCTGATCCGCACCCCCTACAGCAAGGACGACCCCGCACACGCCAACACCTGGATCAACGTGCTGCGCGCCGCCGAGAGCGGGTGGACCGTCGTCGTCCAGGACGTGCGCGGCCGGTTCCGCAGCGGCGGAACCTTCGTCCCCTTCGCGCACGAGGCCGACGACGGAGCCGACACGATCGCGTGGGTCCGCGAACAGCCGTGGTCCGACGGGCACGTCGGCATGGTCGGCGGCTCGTACGTGGGCATCACTCAGTGGCTGGCCGCCACCCGGGCGCCCGAGGGGCTCCTGGGCATCGTGCCGGGAAGCACCGCGGACGACGTCACCACCGGCTGGACACACGAGGAGCAGAACCTGACATTCGGGTTCCTGGCGCACTGGGTGTCCGTGCTGGCGGCCAGCAGTAAAGACCTCTCCCCCGAGGACCGCGCCCGTGCCGCCGCCCTCATCCAGGGCGTAACGGACGGCTGTTACCGCACATTCGATGACCTCATCAAGGCCGCGGGCGACCTCGCCCCGTACCTACCGGACTGGCGGGACCGGAGCGGGGAGATCGTGGGCCCAGAGGCGGCCGGGCGCGTCCGCGTGCCCGCGCTCGTGATCGCCGGGTGGTTCGACATCTTCGGCCCGGGATCCGTCGCCAGTTACACCCGCCGCGATGCCGCCGGCACCCGGCAGCCGCACGACCGGCTGCTCGTCGGTCCCTGGGCGCACGGCGTGATGGGTGGCTGGTTCCCCGGGCACACCTACGGCCCGGCGGCGTCGTTCGACGCGCTGGACCCAACCGGGCTCCAGCTCCGTTGGTTCGAGACGCTGCGTGACGGCGGCCCGCCGCCCGCCGACCCCGTCACCGCGTTCGTCATGGGTGCCAATGAGTGGCGGTCCTTCTCGACCTGGCCTCCGCAGGAGGCCCAGCCGGTCGAGGTCCCGCTGCGCGTGGTCGGTTCCCCGCACGCTCTCGTGTCGGCCGAGCCCGTCCCGACGATCGGCGGGCGCACGTTCCTCCCCGGGTACAAAGTCGCCGCGAACGCCGGCCCCCGCCCCCAAGGACGCCTGAGCGAGCGCGACGACGTCGTCGCGCTCCTCTGCGACCCGTTGCCCGAGGACACAGACGTCCTCGGGAGCATCACCTGCACGCTCGCCGTGGCGAGCGATGCACCCACGGCGGTCGTCGTCAAGCTGTCGACGACCGACCAGGACGGCGAGTCGGTGCTGCTGGCCGAGGGCTCCAGCCGCACCACCGCGAGCGCCAGGCAGGGCGAGACGATCGGCGTGGATCTCGGGCCGACCGCCGTGCGACTCGACCGGGGAACGCGCCTGTCGCTGACCGTCGCCGCATCGGACTTCCCACGTCTCGAGGACGGGCCCCGCGCGGGCTTCTCCGTGCTCGAGCGGACCCCAGCCCTGCACCTCGACGTCGTCTGGCCTCCCCCAGAGCAGGACCCCACCTTCAAGGAGAAGACACCATGGCTGTGA
- a CDS encoding enoyl-CoA hydratase/isomerase family protein: MAVTRFADYKDKYKHLKLDRDEDGILLVTVHTDGAEVYWGTDVHDNLSSVWGDIGKDPENKAVILTGGGETFIDREVPIPDKGWVTPEIWIKLHADAKRLVLDHLEIEVPMIAAINGPARVHSEQALLCDISIASEDTVFGDHPHFSVGVVPGDGMQVIWPAVIGLNRARYMLLTGTEIDAQKALEWGAVNEIVPKDQVVTRAYELARQIVKQPQLTLRSTRMLMLAELKKVMLQGVSHGMMTEGLVAIGTGWQPTKVEESA; encoded by the coding sequence ATGGCTGTGACTCGCTTCGCCGACTACAAGGACAAGTACAAGCACCTCAAGCTGGATCGTGACGAGGACGGCATCCTCCTCGTCACAGTCCACACCGACGGTGCCGAGGTCTACTGGGGCACGGACGTCCACGACAACCTGTCGTCGGTCTGGGGCGACATCGGCAAGGACCCGGAGAACAAGGCCGTCATCCTCACCGGCGGCGGCGAGACCTTCATCGACCGGGAGGTCCCGATCCCGGACAAGGGCTGGGTCACCCCGGAGATCTGGATCAAGCTCCATGCCGACGCGAAGCGTCTCGTGCTCGACCACCTCGAGATCGAGGTGCCCATGATCGCGGCGATCAACGGCCCCGCACGCGTCCACAGTGAGCAGGCGCTGCTGTGTGACATCTCGATCGCGTCGGAGGACACCGTGTTCGGCGACCACCCGCACTTCTCGGTGGGCGTCGTCCCCGGTGACGGCATGCAGGTCATCTGGCCGGCCGTGATCGGCCTCAACCGCGCGCGCTACATGCTTCTCACCGGCACGGAGATCGACGCGCAGAAGGCCCTCGAGTGGGGTGCTGTCAACGAGATCGTCCCCAAGGACCAGGTGGTGACGCGCGCCTACGAGCTGGCCCGCCAGATCGTCAAGCAACCCCAGCTGACCCTGCGCAGCACGCGCATGCTCATGCTCGCCGAGCTCAAGAAGGTCATGCTCCAGGGCGTCAGCCACGGCATGATGACCGAGGGCCTCGTCGCCATCGGCACGGGCTGGCAGCCCACGAAGGTGGAGGAGTCGGCCTGA
- a CDS encoding nuclear transport factor 2 family protein — translation MADTPSTSATGPLTGTEREQLRTLLAKQELSENMARYCRGMDRKELGLMKSTYWPESTENHGMFVGTSHDFCDWTMELQEQLGHRSSHYVTNMLVDLDGDRARRETAFIYLRVRPDGGPSDVLCGRYRDLCDHRQGVWKVLSRTCVWDWAQRLGPEADYTELFKIPSTSAFGGLYPDDPIYAADW, via the coding sequence ATGGCCGACACACCATCGACGAGCGCCACAGGCCCTCTGACGGGCACCGAGCGGGAGCAACTGCGCACCCTGCTCGCCAAGCAGGAGCTCTCGGAGAACATGGCGCGCTACTGCCGCGGCATGGACCGCAAGGAGCTCGGCCTCATGAAGTCGACCTACTGGCCCGAGTCGACCGAGAACCACGGCATGTTCGTGGGCACCTCACACGACTTCTGCGACTGGACGATGGAGCTCCAGGAGCAGCTCGGCCACCGGTCGAGCCACTACGTGACGAACATGCTGGTCGACCTGGACGGCGACCGCGCACGCCGGGAGACGGCGTTCATTTACCTGCGGGTGCGCCCGGACGGCGGCCCCTCGGACGTGCTCTGCGGGCGCTACCGGGACCTCTGCGATCACCGCCAGGGCGTGTGGAAGGTGCTGTCGCGCACCTGCGTGTGGGACTGGGCGCAGCGCCTGGGACCGGAGGCGGACTACACCGAGCTGTTCAAGATCCCGTCCACCTCGGCCTTCGGCGGCCTGTACCCGGACGACCCGATCTACGCCGCCGACTGGTGA
- a CDS encoding FAD-dependent oxidoreductase, which translates to MTRIDVAVVGAGPVGLSATIDLAHRGISVMLIDKHAEPALHPKSRAVNVRTMEIFRSWGIEERVRAAGLATPPIRYLGKDVVSPWSDVVESSVVAGGGDNDLSPLPLEVFLCSQDILEPVLREAALRPPIDVRLSTEVLSVTEIEDGVRLELRSRLDGSTETVEAAYVIGADGAQSGIREQLGIGRDGEPSLQQSVSVLFRSDLIRSRTDSESAFIYIDNPDTVGTVVFAPVDTEGRVAMLGRPPVLDRLPVDQVDWREQLRLATGDPDLDVDIIDCRAWEVGAWVASDYQKGRVFLAGDAAHVMPPYGGFNQNAGIQDVHNLAWKLAAVLRGWAAPALLDTYGPERRPVALFDREEAVLNFRSHVGAEHDGPRTFRSENFHHLGLDIGYRYDQGAVVPEPGRSRGPWPVSTYTPSADPGERAPHVWLDEARTTSTLDVLGAGVTVFAATGARAADEAIRAAADHGVPATSVALTPGALATYGIDTDGAVLVRPDGHVLARVTDNTPATVAKALAAITGTPVVQPA; encoded by the coding sequence ATGACCCGCATCGATGTTGCGGTGGTAGGCGCCGGGCCCGTCGGGCTGAGCGCGACGATCGACCTGGCTCACCGGGGCATCAGCGTCATGCTGATCGACAAGCATGCCGAGCCCGCGCTCCACCCGAAGTCCCGCGCCGTGAACGTCCGCACCATGGAGATCTTCCGTTCGTGGGGCATCGAGGAGCGGGTGCGCGCTGCCGGGCTCGCAACTCCTCCCATCCGTTATCTCGGCAAGGACGTTGTCTCCCCCTGGAGCGACGTCGTCGAGTCCTCGGTGGTCGCCGGCGGTGGCGACAACGACCTCTCCCCGCTCCCTCTCGAGGTGTTCTTGTGCTCGCAGGACATCCTGGAGCCGGTCCTGCGCGAGGCCGCGCTGCGGCCTCCCATCGACGTCCGGCTGTCGACGGAGGTCCTGTCGGTGACCGAGATCGAGGACGGTGTGCGGCTCGAGCTGCGCTCCCGACTGGACGGCAGCACCGAGACGGTCGAGGCGGCCTATGTGATCGGCGCCGACGGTGCGCAGAGCGGAATCCGGGAGCAGCTCGGCATCGGGCGTGACGGCGAGCCCTCCCTGCAGCAGTCCGTGAGTGTGCTGTTCCGCTCCGATCTCATCAGGTCGCGCACGGACAGCGAGTCCGCCTTCATCTACATCGACAACCCCGACACCGTCGGCACGGTGGTGTTCGCACCGGTCGACACCGAAGGACGCGTGGCGATGCTCGGCCGGCCTCCGGTCCTCGACCGTCTGCCGGTCGACCAGGTCGACTGGCGGGAGCAACTCCGCCTGGCCACCGGGGACCCCGACCTGGACGTCGACATCATCGACTGTCGCGCGTGGGAGGTCGGCGCCTGGGTGGCGAGCGACTATCAGAAGGGCCGGGTCTTCCTCGCGGGCGACGCGGCACATGTCATGCCTCCTTACGGCGGGTTCAACCAGAACGCCGGCATCCAGGACGTCCACAACCTCGCCTGGAAGCTCGCCGCCGTCCTGCGGGGCTGGGCCGCCCCCGCGCTGCTCGACACCTACGGCCCTGAGCGCCGCCCGGTCGCGCTGTTCGACCGCGAGGAGGCGGTCCTGAACTTCCGCTCGCATGTGGGGGCGGAGCACGACGGCCCGCGCACCTTCCGCAGCGAGAACTTCCACCACCTGGGCCTGGACATCGGCTACCGCTACGACCAGGGGGCGGTCGTCCCGGAGCCGGGCCGGTCCCGCGGCCCGTGGCCGGTCAGCACGTACACCCCGAGCGCCGACCCCGGCGAGCGGGCCCCGCACGTGTGGCTCGACGAGGCCCGCACCACTTCGACCCTCGACGTGCTCGGCGCCGGGGTGACGGTCTTCGCCGCCACCGGGGCACGCGCCGCGGACGAGGCGATCCGTGCGGCCGCCGACCACGGCGTGCCCGCCACGTCCGTCGCCCTGACCCCAGGGGCTCTGGCCACCTACGGGATCGATACCGACGGCGCCGTACTCGTCCGCCCGGACGGCCACGTCCTGGCCCGGGTCACCGACAACACCCCCGCCACAGTCGCAAAAGCGCTGGCCGCGATCACCGGTACGCCGGTGGTCCAGCCCGCCTGA
- a CDS encoding muconolactone Delta-isomerase family protein encodes MLFLVDIQVRKPETLDAEAWEALTQAESNYGMKARRAGKQLHVWRKAGAYATLAVWDVEDNDELHTLISGLPLFPYLDITVTPLVVHPSTVRWEQIQAGGE; translated from the coding sequence ATGCTCTTCCTGGTGGACATCCAAGTCCGCAAGCCCGAGACGCTCGACGCCGAAGCGTGGGAGGCACTGACGCAGGCCGAGAGCAACTACGGAATGAAGGCCCGGCGCGCCGGCAAGCAGCTGCACGTCTGGCGCAAGGCCGGGGCATACGCCACGCTCGCGGTCTGGGACGTCGAGGACAACGACGAGCTGCACACACTGATCAGCGGCCTGCCGCTCTTCCCGTACCTCGACATCACGGTGACGCCGCTGGTCGTCCACCCGTCCACCGTCCGTTGGGAGCAGATCCAGGCGGGGGGCGAGTGA
- a CDS encoding oxidoreductase yields MGAPTRGLLEALHSPLDVRSLHLRNRFALAPMTREMSPSGIPAAENAEHYRARAAGGVALIITEGTYVGGEASGHKVTVPHLSEPAADGWRKVVDAVHAEGSAIVPQLWHVGALRGTASPLNPGVPPQSPSGLDLDGRPLGEPLTTTEIDAVVASFAEAAALSRRIGFDGVELHGAHGYLLDEFLWHRTNQREDRYGNSTVLPTEVVKAVRGAVGDDLAIVFRFSQWKADHYTERIAETPRDLERLLVPLVDAGLDVLHASTRRHWLPEFPEDDPTLSLAGWAKRLTGAHVITVGSVGVDTEFRGAGAAAEKVPVVIRESLEERLELLAEQFDAGEFDVVALGRALIADPAWVEKVRDGGLERVVPFDRTRHTLSGA; encoded by the coding sequence ATGGGCGCGCCCACCCGCGGCCTCTTGGAGGCACTGCACTCGCCCCTGGACGTCCGGTCGCTCCACCTGCGCAACCGGTTCGCGCTCGCCCCGATGACCCGCGAAATGTCGCCAAGCGGGATACCCGCGGCCGAGAACGCCGAGCACTACCGGGCCCGTGCTGCGGGCGGAGTGGCGCTGATCATCACCGAGGGCACGTACGTCGGCGGGGAGGCGTCGGGGCACAAAGTGACGGTGCCGCACCTCAGCGAACCCGCGGCCGACGGCTGGCGGAAGGTCGTCGACGCCGTGCACGCCGAGGGCTCGGCGATCGTCCCGCAGCTGTGGCACGTGGGTGCGCTGCGTGGCACCGCCTCCCCGCTCAACCCGGGCGTGCCACCGCAGTCGCCGTCCGGCCTCGACCTCGACGGGAGACCGCTCGGCGAGCCCCTGACGACCACCGAAATCGACGCGGTCGTCGCGAGCTTCGCAGAGGCGGCCGCGCTCTCCCGCAGGATCGGGTTCGACGGGGTCGAACTGCACGGTGCGCACGGCTACCTGCTCGACGAGTTCCTCTGGCACCGCACGAACCAGCGCGAGGACCGCTACGGCAACAGCACCGTCCTGCCGACGGAGGTCGTGAAGGCCGTGCGGGGCGCCGTGGGCGACGACCTCGCGATCGTCTTCCGCTTCTCGCAATGGAAGGCCGACCACTACACGGAACGCATCGCCGAGACTCCCCGCGACCTCGAGAGACTCCTCGTGCCGCTGGTCGATGCCGGGTTGGACGTCCTCCACGCCTCCACCCGGCGCCACTGGCTGCCCGAGTTCCCCGAGGACGACCCGACGCTCAGCCTGGCCGGGTGGGCGAAGCGCCTCACGGGGGCGCACGTCATCACCGTCGGGTCCGTCGGGGTCGACACCGAGTTCCGCGGCGCCGGGGCCGCTGCCGAGAAGGTACCCGTCGTGATCCGCGAGTCGCTCGAGGAACGCCTGGAGCTGCTCGCCGAGCAGTTCGACGCCGGCGAGTTCGACGTGGTCGCCCTCGGCCGTGCCCTGATCGCAGACCCTGCGTGGGTTGAGAAGGTCCGCGACGGCGGGCTCGAGCGGGTCGTCCCGTTCGACCGGACCCGGCACACGCTCAGCGGCGCCTGA
- a CDS encoding M24 family metallopeptidase has translation MHPRHHQKLHFGPVRSELHVGVDVDRMRRERADRMRALMRAQGVPALLLAGADNVRYLTGFHWGEFQLQTGYALFFAEGDPVVFSPAGSLQQMPDQAPWVPGWRPAISWLGGVAPASAIAELSIAFAAQIRDELAERSLTGEQLAVSEIDEAGMRALHAAGIDTVPGLPLLLECGTVKTADEIACISMAASLAAAGYETVRANLRPGVRQAQLSTAARRAIEDAGAEAGAARLLSGPLSFPRGISGGDRIVEYGDLAYLLTCGTSYMGYTACLYRQFIVGRAPTATESSSYTKLTDRLDHAISLMRPGASTADVAAVLAPAEELGFGSETECFSLELGHGVGLVNAGSRAIHYNPPVITREWSFDHPEEIKEGMVIAIEGIEGQHRVGGVRLENLVVITANGAELLDHYKRDEMIQTAA, from the coding sequence ATGCACCCTCGACACCACCAGAAGCTGCACTTCGGCCCTGTCCGCTCCGAGCTCCACGTCGGCGTGGACGTCGACCGGATGCGCCGCGAGCGCGCAGACCGGATGCGCGCGCTCATGCGCGCGCAGGGTGTGCCGGCGCTTCTGCTGGCCGGCGCCGACAACGTCCGCTACCTCACGGGATTCCACTGGGGGGAATTCCAGCTGCAGACCGGATACGCCCTGTTCTTCGCCGAGGGCGACCCGGTCGTGTTCTCCCCCGCGGGCTCCCTGCAGCAGATGCCCGACCAGGCGCCGTGGGTGCCCGGGTGGCGTCCGGCCATCTCCTGGCTGGGCGGGGTGGCCCCTGCTTCGGCGATCGCGGAACTGTCCATCGCTTTCGCCGCGCAGATCCGTGACGAGCTCGCCGAGCGGTCCCTCACGGGCGAGCAGCTCGCCGTGAGCGAGATCGACGAGGCGGGGATGCGTGCTCTCCACGCCGCAGGCATCGACACGGTCCCCGGCCTGCCACTGCTGCTCGAGTGCGGGACCGTCAAAACGGCCGACGAGATCGCCTGCATCTCCATGGCCGCCAGCCTGGCGGCCGCCGGCTACGAGACGGTCCGTGCGAACCTGCGCCCCGGCGTCCGCCAGGCACAGCTCTCGACCGCAGCCCGGCGCGCCATCGAGGACGCGGGCGCCGAGGCCGGCGCGGCCCGTCTGCTGTCGGGCCCGCTGTCCTTCCCGCGGGGGATCAGCGGCGGCGACCGCATCGTCGAGTACGGCGACCTCGCCTACCTGTTGACCTGCGGGACGTCCTACATGGGCTACACCGCGTGCCTGTACCGCCAGTTCATTGTCGGCCGCGCGCCGACCGCGACGGAGAGTTCGTCGTACACGAAGCTCACCGACCGCCTCGACCACGCGATCTCCCTGATGCGCCCCGGCGCGAGCACCGCGGACGTCGCGGCCGTGCTCGCCCCCGCCGAGGAGCTGGGCTTCGGGTCGGAGACCGAGTGCTTCAGCCTTGAGCTCGGACACGGGGTCGGCCTGGTCAACGCCGGTTCGCGCGCCATCCACTACAACCCGCCGGTGATCACCCGCGAGTGGTCCTTCGACCACCCCGAGGAGATCAAGGAAGGCATGGTCATCGCGATCGAGGGCATCGAAGGGCAGCACCGCGTGGGCGGCGTCCGGCTCGAGAACCTCGTCGTGATCACCGCCAACGGCGCCGAGCTGCTCGACCACTACAAGCGCGACGAGATGATCCAGACCGCCGCCTGA